One window of Nicotiana tomentosiformis chromosome 11, ASM39032v3, whole genome shotgun sequence genomic DNA carries:
- the LOC138901961 gene encoding uncharacterized protein — MLFYLITLSLQRFISEDVPVLGEDSPANERFVTTEAWKHSDFLCKNYILSCLEDGLYNVYSIMKTLKELWNALEKKYKTEDAELKKFVAAKFLDFKMVDNKSVITQVQELQVIVHDLLAEGMVINEVFQVAAFIEKLSPMLKDLKNYLKHKSKEMMLEDLIVRLRIEEDNKAAERSLVEIQQ; from the exons ATGCTCTTCTACCTGATCACACTCAGTTTGCAGCGCTTTATCAGCGAGGACGTTCCAGTCTTGGGAGAAGATTCTCCGGCTAATGAGCGGTTTGTGACCACGGAGGCATGGAAGCATTCCGACTTCTTGTGCAAAAATTATATCTTGAGTTGTTTGGAAGATGGCTTGTACAACGTTTACAGTATCATGAAAACTTTGAAAGAGTTGTGGAACGCTCTTGAAAAGAAGTACAAGACGGAAGATGCTGAACTTAAGAAGTTTGTTGCCGCAAAGTTCTTGGACTTTAAAATGGTTGACAATAAGTCTGTCATAACTCAAGTTCAAGAACTGCAAGTCATCGTTCATGACCTCCTCGCCGAAG GTATGGTCATAAATGAAGTGTTTCAAGTTGCGGCATTTATTGAAAAGTTGTCTCCAATGTTGAAGGACTTAAAAAACTACTTGAAACATAAGAGCAAGGAGATGATGTTGGAAGACCTTATTGTTCGCCTAAGGATTGAAGAGGACAACAAAGCTGCAGAAAGAAGTCTCgtagaaattcaacaataa